Proteins from a genomic interval of Streptomyces sp. NBC_00820:
- a CDS encoding glycosyltransferase family 2 protein — MVVIGYNDAAHVADAVRSALAQGPAVGEVVAVDDCSTDGSGALLDRLAAGEPRLRVVRRSANSGGCGTPRNTGIDAVTMPYVMFLDSDDVLPPGAARALLEAATEARAEVAGGLCVRRELPSGREQPWQAPLYTTHTVLARPSQRPRLVHDTLCVNKLYRTSFLREHGIRFPEGRFLYEDFVFTARVLAAEPRIALVPDRVYVWHVRRSAERLSLSLDRDGVENWKARTAACAAAYGLLLDAGQKELARAARAKFLDHEMRMYARELGLRDPGYQRAWWAHTREYLARYDAADWETNPTAPGRLLGRVVLASPEPCDLPRLRELAARPARLLPPYAHAPDGTPVWSPDLPRITLTPFLTRPVAVLPLALDAELRPRARGTRLRLRLHELYGRVAGAGPREVEVEWRRREDGRTAPRTRAGFARPDADLWTAEVPVGLAAFGAGTWDLRLTVRFADGAERSVTAHARAGAGRLRRYAVPNARHGVLLVQPYATHSGALALRVAVGARGVMAVARGRLRRLLH, encoded by the coding sequence GTGGTCGTCATCGGATACAACGACGCCGCCCACGTGGCGGACGCCGTACGCTCGGCCCTCGCCCAGGGGCCGGCCGTCGGCGAGGTCGTCGCCGTGGACGACTGCTCGACGGACGGCAGCGGCGCGCTGCTGGACCGCCTGGCCGCCGGCGAACCCCGGCTGCGGGTGGTGCGCCGGAGCGCCAACAGCGGCGGCTGCGGCACCCCGCGCAACACCGGGATCGACGCGGTGACGATGCCGTACGTGATGTTCCTGGACAGCGACGACGTGCTGCCGCCCGGCGCGGCACGGGCGTTGCTGGAAGCGGCCACGGAAGCGCGGGCCGAGGTCGCGGGCGGCCTGTGCGTGCGCCGGGAGCTGCCCTCGGGGCGCGAACAGCCGTGGCAGGCGCCCCTCTACACGACGCACACCGTCCTCGCGCGCCCGTCCCAGCGCCCCCGGCTGGTCCACGACACGCTGTGCGTCAACAAGCTGTACCGGACCTCGTTCCTGCGCGAGCACGGCATCCGTTTCCCCGAAGGGCGCTTCCTCTACGAGGACTTCGTCTTCACCGCGCGCGTGCTGGCCGCGGAGCCGCGCATCGCGCTCGTCCCCGACCGCGTGTACGTCTGGCACGTGCGCCGGTCCGCCGAGCGGCTGTCGCTCTCCCTGGACCGGGACGGCGTGGAGAACTGGAAGGCGCGCACGGCGGCGTGCGCGGCGGCGTACGGCCTTCTGCTGGACGCCGGGCAGAAGGAGCTGGCGCGGGCCGCGCGGGCGAAGTTCCTCGACCACGAGATGCGGATGTACGCGCGCGAGCTGGGGTTGCGCGACCCGGGCTACCAGCGCGCGTGGTGGGCGCACACCCGCGAGTACCTCGCGCGCTACGACGCGGCCGACTGGGAGACGAACCCGACGGCACCGGGCCGGCTGCTCGGCCGGGTCGTCCTGGCGTCCCCCGAGCCGTGCGACCTGCCCCGTCTGCGGGAACTCGCGGCCCGCCCGGCCCGGCTGCTCCCGCCCTACGCCCACGCCCCGGACGGCACGCCCGTCTGGTCCCCGGACCTCCCCCGGATCACCCTCACGCCCTTCCTGACCCGCCCCGTCGCCGTCCTCCCCCTCGCGCTGGACGCGGAACTGCGCCCGCGCGCCCGCGGCACCCGCCTGCGGCTGCGCCTGCACGAGCTGTACGGGCGGGTGGCCGGGGCGGGCCCGCGGGAGGTGGAGGTGGAGTGGCGACGGAGGGAGGACGGGCGCACGGCACCGCGGACGCGGGCGGGCTTCGCGCGGCCGGACGCGGACCTCTGGACGGCCGAGGTGCCCGTCGGTCTCGCCGCGTTCGGCGCCGGCACCTGGGACCTGCGTCTGACGGTGCGCTTCGCGGACGGCGCGGAGCGCAGCGTCACCGCGCACGCGCGCGCGGGCGCCGGCCGGCTGCGCCGGTACGCCGTACCGAACGCCCGGCACGGCGTCCTGCTCGTCCAGCCGTACGCCACCCACTCGGGCGCGCTCGCACTGCGCGTGGCCGTCGGAGCACGAGGAGTCATGGCAGTCGCCCGCGGCCGGCTCCGCCGCCTGCTTCACTGA
- the galE gene encoding UDP-glucose 4-epimerase GalE has protein sequence MTWLITGGAGYIGAHVVRAMAEAGERTVVYDDLSTGLAARVPQEVPLVVGSTLDGEKLARTLAGHEVTGVVHLAAKKQVGESVDLPLHYYRENVEGLRVLLEAVTAAGVPSFVFSSSAAVYGMPDVDLVTEETPCVPLSPYGETKLAGEWLVRATGRATGLATASLRYFNVAGAATPALADTGVFNLVPMVFEKLTEGAAPRVFGDDYPTADGTCVRDYIHVVDLAEAHVTVARALRSAPGSSLTLNIGRGEGVSVREMIDHINAVTGYDRPPTTTPRRPGDPARVVASADRIAAELGWHAKYDVQDMITSAWEGWVRLHPEAARV, from the coding sequence ATGACCTGGCTGATCACCGGCGGCGCCGGATACATCGGGGCGCACGTCGTACGCGCGATGGCCGAGGCGGGCGAGCGGACCGTGGTCTACGACGACCTGTCCACGGGCCTCGCCGCGCGGGTACCGCAGGAGGTCCCCCTGGTGGTGGGCTCCACCCTGGACGGCGAGAAGCTGGCGCGGACGCTCGCCGGGCACGAGGTGACCGGGGTCGTGCACCTCGCGGCGAAGAAGCAGGTGGGCGAGTCCGTGGACCTGCCACTGCACTACTACCGGGAGAACGTGGAGGGTCTGCGCGTCCTGCTGGAGGCGGTGACGGCCGCCGGCGTGCCGTCCTTCGTCTTCTCGTCCTCCGCCGCGGTCTACGGCATGCCCGACGTGGACCTGGTCACGGAGGAGACCCCGTGCGTGCCGCTCTCCCCCTACGGCGAGACCAAGCTGGCCGGCGAGTGGCTGGTCCGCGCGACGGGCCGGGCGACCGGCCTCGCGACGGCCTCCCTGCGCTACTTCAACGTCGCGGGCGCGGCCACCCCCGCGCTGGCCGACACGGGCGTCTTCAACCTCGTCCCCATGGTCTTCGAGAAGCTCACCGAGGGCGCCGCCCCGCGCGTCTTCGGCGACGACTACCCCACCGCCGACGGCACGTGCGTCCGTGACTACATCCACGTCGTCGACCTCGCCGAGGCCCATGTCACCGTCGCCCGCGCGCTGCGCTCCGCCCCCGGCAGCTCCCTGACCCTCAACATCGGCCGCGGGGAGGGCGTTTCGGTCCGCGAGATGATCGACCACATCAACGCCGTCACCGGCTACGACCGGCCGCCCACCACCACCCCGCGCCGCCCCGGCGACCCGGCCCGCGTCGTGGCCTCCGCCGACCGCATCGCCGCGGAACTCGGCTGGCACGCCAAGTACGACGTCCAGGACATGATCACGTCAGCCTGGGAGGGCTGGGTACGACTGCACCCGGAGGCGGCGCGGGTCTGA
- a CDS encoding ADP-ribosylglycohydrolase family protein has translation MTGLLFVERAVGAVVGSAVGDALGAPFEFGPEGAFSAHFPCVGQGGEMCGGGGWEPGEATDDTQMAVLTAESLLERGAMDPADLFGRFQRWAAAEPKDIGLQTEAVLTSGDPWDAAAALHFQTSQRAAGNGALMRAAPSAVHFARHGREATMDAARRLSALTHGDRAAWEGTAVLHELVRLALAGKDPLTAVPDTLTALHPGHRDRYATVLSPDWHPDLATEFNGAVWPCLGSAVWALRTTTSYEEAVRAAVDLGGDTDTVAAVTGALAGAVYGIGGVPPRWIEAVHVPLPGFGGRVLRAGELAGLARRLAA, from the coding sequence GTGACTGGTCTGCTGTTCGTCGAGCGTGCCGTGGGTGCGGTGGTCGGGTCCGCTGTGGGCGACGCATTGGGCGCGCCGTTCGAGTTCGGGCCCGAGGGCGCCTTCTCGGCGCACTTCCCGTGCGTCGGTCAGGGCGGTGAGATGTGCGGGGGCGGCGGCTGGGAGCCCGGCGAGGCAACCGACGACACACAGATGGCCGTACTGACCGCCGAGTCGCTGCTGGAGCGCGGTGCGATGGACCCGGCGGACCTGTTCGGCCGCTTCCAGCGGTGGGCGGCGGCCGAGCCCAAGGACATCGGCCTCCAGACGGAGGCCGTACTGACCAGTGGTGACCCCTGGGACGCGGCCGCCGCGCTGCACTTCCAGACCAGTCAGCGGGCGGCCGGCAACGGGGCGTTGATGCGGGCGGCCCCCTCGGCCGTGCACTTCGCCCGGCACGGCCGCGAGGCCACCATGGACGCTGCCCGCCGCCTGTCCGCCCTCACCCACGGGGACCGGGCGGCCTGGGAGGGCACCGCAGTCCTCCACGAACTGGTCCGGCTCGCCCTCGCCGGAAAGGACCCGCTCACGGCCGTACCCGACACCCTCACGGCACTCCACCCCGGCCACCGGGACCGCTACGCGACCGTTCTCTCCCCCGACTGGCATCCCGACCTGGCCACGGAGTTCAACGGCGCCGTCTGGCCCTGCCTCGGCTCGGCCGTCTGGGCCCTGCGCACCACCACGTCCTACGAGGAGGCGGTCCGCGCGGCCGTCGACCTGGGCGGCGACACGGACACCGTGGCGGCGGTCACCGGGGCGCTGGCGGGGGCCGTGTACGGGATCGGGGGTGTGCCGCCGCGCTGGATCGAGGCCGTACACGTGCCGCTGCCGGGGTTCGGGGGGCGGGTGCTGCGGGCGGGGGAACTGGCCGGGCTCGCCCGGCGGCTGGCCGCGTAG
- a CDS encoding TetR/AcrR family transcriptional regulator has product MLVGMTTNADEPAAPARRRAPAGAAVLREDVTEAIRAAVFEELAAVGYARMSIEGIARRAGVGKTAVYRRWRSKLHLVLDVVSAMAVLGFPVPDTGSLESDLRLLYEVTSRALRHPVASQIIPDLQAEAARNPEIAEALQKAVRDGQDSVASGIVAAAQRRGEVRPGVDTDLALDLISGPLYWRSVVIRSPKLPKGYLEQLARAAAGALKAL; this is encoded by the coding sequence ATGCTGGTCGGCATGACGACCAACGCCGACGAACCAGCGGCGCCTGCGCGCCGCCGGGCTCCCGCCGGAGCCGCCGTGCTCCGGGAGGACGTGACCGAGGCCATCCGCGCGGCCGTCTTCGAGGAGCTGGCGGCCGTCGGGTACGCGAGGATGTCCATCGAGGGGATCGCGCGGCGTGCGGGCGTCGGCAAGACGGCGGTGTACCGGCGGTGGCGGTCGAAGCTGCACCTGGTGCTGGACGTGGTCTCCGCGATGGCGGTGCTGGGCTTCCCGGTCCCCGACACGGGCTCTCTGGAGAGCGACCTGCGCCTCCTCTACGAGGTCACCTCCCGCGCCCTGCGCCACCCCGTCGCCTCCCAGATCATCCCGGACCTCCAGGCCGAGGCGGCCCGCAATCCGGAGATCGCGGAGGCCCTCCAGAAGGCCGTCCGGGACGGCCAGGACAGCGTCGCCAGCGGAATCGTCGCCGCGGCGCAGCGGCGAGGCGAGGTACGGCCCGGCGTCGACACCGACCTCGCCCTCGACCTGATCTCCGGCCCCCTCTACTGGCGCTCGGTCGTCATCCGCTCCCCGAAACTCCCCAAGGGCTACCTGGAACAACTCGCCCGTGCCGCGGCGGGAGCACTCAAGGCGCTGTGA
- a CDS encoding ABC transporter permease: MSQVLHTPPPTQVPADGDLAALAARHGLTVSGARPSLPEYVRQLWQRRHFITAFSTAKLTAQYSQAKLGQVWQVMTPLLNAAVYYFIFGVLLGTKRGVPDYIPFLVTGVFIWTFTQSSIMAGTRAISGNLGLVRALHFPRAALPISFCLQQLQQLLFSMAALIVILLCFGVPVSISWLLAIPTLVLQFTFNAGVSMIMARMGAKTPDIAQLMPFVLRTWMYVSGVMWSVAKLTKQDHLPHFVTVALETNPAAVYIDLMRFSLIDSFHAHQLPPHVWVAAIGWSLLAGVGGFIYFWKAEETYGRG; this comes from the coding sequence GTGAGCCAGGTCCTCCACACACCGCCCCCGACCCAGGTCCCCGCCGACGGCGACCTCGCGGCACTGGCCGCCCGGCACGGCCTGACGGTCAGCGGGGCCCGCCCCTCCCTGCCGGAGTACGTCCGTCAGCTGTGGCAGCGGCGTCACTTCATCACCGCCTTCTCCACCGCCAAGCTCACCGCCCAGTACAGCCAGGCGAAGCTCGGCCAGGTCTGGCAGGTCATGACCCCGCTGCTGAACGCGGCGGTCTACTACTTCATCTTCGGTGTGCTGCTCGGCACCAAGCGCGGCGTCCCGGACTACATCCCGTTCCTGGTTACGGGCGTGTTCATCTGGACGTTCACGCAGAGCTCGATCATGGCGGGCACCCGGGCCATCTCCGGCAACCTCGGCCTGGTCCGCGCCCTGCACTTCCCGCGCGCCGCCCTGCCGATCTCCTTCTGCCTCCAGCAGCTCCAGCAGCTGCTGTTCTCCATGGCCGCGCTGATCGTGATCCTGCTCTGCTTCGGCGTGCCGGTCTCGATCTCCTGGCTGCTCGCGATCCCGACACTGGTCCTGCAGTTCACGTTCAACGCGGGCGTGTCGATGATCATGGCCCGGATGGGCGCCAAGACCCCGGACATCGCCCAGCTGATGCCGTTCGTGCTGCGCACCTGGATGTACGTGTCCGGCGTGATGTGGAGCGTCGCCAAGCTCACCAAGCAGGACCACCTGCCGCACTTCGTCACGGTCGCCCTGGAGACCAACCCCGCCGCGGTCTACATCGACCTCATGCGGTTCTCGCTGATCGACAGCTTCCACGCCCACCAGCTGCCCCCGCACGTCTGGGTGGCGGCGATCGGCTGGTCCCTGCTCGCCGGAGTCGGCGGCTTCATCTACTTCTGGAAGGCTGAGGAGACGTACGGCCGTGGCTGA
- a CDS encoding ABC transporter ATP-binding protein: MIPTVVADNVDIVYRVNGTGAGRGSATAALNRIMRRKQTEKVSGVRRVHAVKKVSFVAYRGEAIGLIGTNGSGKSTLLKAVAGLLPVENGHIFTDGQPSLLGVNAAMMNDLTGERNVHLGGLAMGMSREQVKERYQEIVDFSGINEKGDFITLPMRTYSSGMAARLRFSIAAAKDHDVLLIDEALATGDRSFQKRSEARIRELRRHAGTVFLVSHNNKSIRDTCERVLWLERGELRMDGPTEDVMKEYEAFTGDKSDKPAKKPAPAKTAP, from the coding sequence ATGATCCCCACCGTCGTCGCCGACAACGTGGACATCGTCTACCGGGTCAACGGCACCGGCGCGGGCCGCGGCTCCGCCACCGCCGCCCTGAACCGCATCATGCGCCGCAAGCAGACCGAGAAGGTGTCCGGCGTGCGCCGGGTGCACGCGGTGAAGAAGGTGTCGTTCGTCGCCTACCGCGGCGAGGCCATCGGCCTGATCGGCACCAACGGCTCCGGCAAGTCGACCCTGCTCAAGGCGGTCGCCGGCCTGCTCCCAGTGGAGAACGGCCACATCTTCACCGACGGCCAGCCCTCGCTGCTCGGCGTCAACGCGGCGATGATGAACGACCTCACCGGCGAGCGCAACGTCCACCTCGGCGGCCTCGCCATGGGCATGTCCCGCGAGCAGGTCAAGGAGCGCTACCAGGAGATCGTCGACTTCTCCGGGATCAACGAGAAGGGTGACTTCATCACCCTGCCGATGCGCACCTACTCCTCCGGCATGGCCGCGCGTCTGCGGTTCTCCATCGCCGCCGCCAAGGACCACGACGTCCTGCTCATCGACGAGGCCCTGGCCACCGGCGACCGCTCCTTCCAGAAGCGCTCCGAGGCACGGATCCGCGAACTCCGCCGGCACGCGGGCACGGTGTTCCTGGTCAGCCACAACAACAAGTCGATCCGCGACACCTGCGAACGGGTGCTGTGGCTGGAGCGCGGCGAGCTGCGCATGGACGGACCGACCGAGGACGTCATGAAGGAGTACGAGGCCTTCACCGGCGACAAGAGCGACAAGCCGGCGAAGAAGCCGGCGCCCGCGAAGACGGCGCCGTAA
- a CDS encoding CDP-glycerol glycerophosphotransferase family protein, whose amino-acid sequence MPHLSVIVYGPNTQGHLNELLDALETRPLPDTEVIVAAVGEWARETAEGHAPETVVVSLPEGTGDAAARAAGAARASGRWLHFVRTKDTLPAGAPRLIAERTAELGDTADVLLLDHVTTTWQTTSAPSRDGRLLAAAGRTDLALADTADLLRLTPLLGTRVLRASFWRTHEELLTTDDEPYAAQAALLRADRVACLNQVAYDHRRLRPQSLPSPAGSDRLALVDRHECLLELAGDRRAVHKVLYDLMVRDLVRTFAREDMPDAVAREFFRRASLAAVRRRPEGHRRPSGLEGVRHGLLEEGAYTRYRAFQAVNRTRRAARKAVRTRKRKVGAKLRDHHYRRALDRPVDPGLAVFAAYWDRGVACNPAAIAAKLAELAPHIRQVWVVNKANAALLPPGTDHVIPGTRRYWETLAAAKYLTNNVNFPNAVVKRPDAIHLQTHHGTPLKRMGLDQMAHPAAARGTDFAALLTRVDKWDYSVSANSHSTRMWERAYPARFTSLDHGYPRNDVFYTATAADVRAARERLGIAPGRTAVLYAPTHRDYEAGFTPRIDLAALADRLGEDTVLLVRAHYFYGGTASPLTGLRRSGRIIDVSSYDPVEELCLAADALVTDYSSIMFDYANLDRPIVIHADDWETYRTTRGVYFDLMAEAPGRVARTQEELTEILTSGAWRDESAAKARAAFRRRFCEYDDGHAAERVVRRVFLGESEKALPPILPLDARTPAPTPEEAGA is encoded by the coding sequence ATGCCCCACCTCAGCGTGATCGTCTACGGGCCGAACACCCAGGGGCATCTCAACGAACTGCTCGACGCGCTGGAAACGCGCCCGCTCCCGGACACCGAGGTGATCGTCGCCGCGGTCGGCGAGTGGGCGCGGGAGACGGCGGAGGGCCACGCCCCCGAGACGGTCGTGGTGTCCCTGCCCGAGGGCACCGGTGACGCGGCGGCGCGGGCGGCGGGCGCCGCACGGGCGTCCGGCCGCTGGCTGCACTTCGTCCGCACCAAGGACACCCTGCCCGCGGGGGCGCCCCGCCTGATCGCCGAGCGGACCGCCGAACTGGGCGACACCGCCGACGTACTCCTCCTGGACCACGTCACCACCACCTGGCAGACGACGTCCGCCCCCTCCCGCGACGGCCGCCTCCTCGCCGCCGCCGGCCGCACCGACCTCGCCCTCGCCGACACGGCCGACCTCCTGCGCCTCACCCCGCTGCTCGGCACCCGCGTCCTGCGCGCCTCGTTCTGGCGGACGCACGAGGAACTCCTCACCACCGACGACGAGCCGTACGCCGCCCAGGCGGCCCTGCTGCGCGCCGACCGCGTCGCCTGCCTCAACCAGGTGGCGTACGACCACCGCAGGCTGCGCCCCCAGAGCCTGCCGTCCCCCGCCGGCAGCGACCGGCTGGCGCTGGTCGACCGCCACGAGTGCCTGCTGGAGCTCGCCGGGGACCGCCGCGCCGTCCACAAGGTGCTGTACGACCTGATGGTCCGCGACCTGGTGCGCACCTTCGCCCGCGAGGACATGCCCGACGCGGTGGCCCGCGAGTTCTTCCGCCGCGCCTCCCTGGCCGCCGTCCGCCGGCGCCCCGAGGGCCACCGGCGCCCGTCCGGACTCGAAGGCGTACGGCACGGGCTCCTCGAAGAGGGCGCCTACACCAGGTACCGCGCCTTCCAGGCCGTCAACCGCACCCGCCGCGCGGCCCGCAAGGCCGTACGCACACGTAAACGCAAGGTCGGCGCGAAGCTGCGCGACCACCACTACCGCAGGGCGCTCGACCGCCCGGTCGACCCCGGCCTCGCGGTGTTCGCGGCCTACTGGGACCGCGGGGTCGCCTGCAACCCGGCCGCGATCGCCGCGAAGCTCGCCGAACTCGCCCCGCACATCCGTCAGGTGTGGGTGGTGAACAAGGCGAACGCCGCCCTGCTGCCCCCCGGTACCGACCACGTGATCCCCGGCACCCGCCGCTACTGGGAGACGCTGGCCGCCGCCAAGTACCTGACGAACAACGTCAACTTCCCCAACGCGGTGGTCAAGCGCCCCGACGCGATCCACCTCCAGACCCACCACGGCACCCCGCTCAAGCGCATGGGCCTCGACCAGATGGCCCATCCGGCCGCCGCCAGGGGCACGGACTTCGCCGCCCTGCTGACCCGCGTCGACAAGTGGGACTACAGCGTCAGCGCCAACAGCCACTCCACCCGCATGTGGGAGCGCGCCTACCCGGCCCGCTTCACCTCCCTCGACCACGGCTATCCGCGCAACGACGTCTTCTACACCGCCACCGCCGCGGACGTGCGCGCTGCCCGCGAGCGCCTCGGCATCGCCCCCGGCAGGACGGCCGTGCTCTACGCCCCCACCCACCGCGACTACGAGGCCGGCTTCACCCCCCGCATCGACCTCGCCGCCCTGGCCGACCGCCTCGGCGAGGACACCGTCCTGCTGGTCCGCGCCCACTACTTCTACGGCGGCACCGCCTCCCCGCTGACCGGCCTGCGCCGCTCCGGCCGGATCATCGACGTCTCCTCCTACGACCCCGTCGAGGAGCTGTGCCTGGCCGCCGACGCGCTGGTCACGGACTACTCGTCGATCATGTTCGACTACGCCAACCTCGACCGCCCGATCGTGATCCACGCCGACGACTGGGAGACGTACCGCACCACCCGGGGCGTCTACTTCGACCTGATGGCCGAGGCGCCGGGCCGGGTCGCCCGCACCCAGGAGGAACTCACCGAGATCCTCACCTCCGGCGCCTGGCGCGACGAGAGCGCCGCGAAGGCACGGGCCGCCTTCCGCCGCCGGTTCTGCGAGTACGACGACGGGCACGCCGCCGAACGGGTCGTACGGCGGGTGTTCCTCGGCGAGTCCGAGAAGGCGCTGCCCCCGATCCTCCCGCTGGACGCGCGCACCCCCGCCCCGACCCCCGAGGAGGCCGGCGCATGA
- a CDS encoding glycosyltransferase family 2 protein, which yields MTTPDVTVTVIVYNDAARLPRAVASLRAQTHENIEIVISDDHSTDDTPAVARELAAQDHRIRYLRLPENSGGCSAPRNRAIDIARAPYLMFLDSDDELPPRAVESLLAAHREREVDFTMGAVRRVRVDNGRRSTWMPHLVAERRTLDGIGADPRLLFEHLSTSKMYARAFLDRHRLRFPEGIHYEDQLFSAQSYCLAEAFTIIPDTVYVWYIEPFAAAASASISNQRHKVSNVRDRVHVQRLIDEFMAGSGHEGLREDKDYKFLKHDFRMYAGDLPYRDENWLGAFAEIMNPYLETLADGAYARLPRPERVVLQLLRDGRLTDAQLAARGLGHGVAPRRISADGTGAAYWGDTVPSSERARRELDVSDLELDTRPFPLAHFRHEITELGRGPGAAVSLAVRTYDPGLRLPVGPQRAALLLTPGRRRMTVPFRLDPVRPGVFEGRVQLDLSTARLSLQGFAGVRHPLLRLEQQGLAHSGLLLAPVDFPVTTTRVEYRSGALPHDVVIEPEGRNPGRLQIRWRPVGVTARLIRPMVRKVALPKVRSTARLVGSLLK from the coding sequence ATGACGACCCCCGACGTCACGGTCACGGTCATCGTCTACAACGACGCGGCCCGGCTGCCCCGCGCGGTCGCCTCCCTGCGCGCCCAGACCCACGAGAACATCGAGATCGTCATCAGCGACGACCACTCCACCGACGACACCCCGGCGGTGGCCCGGGAGCTGGCGGCCCAGGACCACCGCATCCGCTACCTGCGGCTGCCGGAGAACAGCGGCGGCTGCAGCGCGCCGCGCAACCGGGCCATCGACATCGCCCGGGCGCCGTACCTGATGTTCCTGGACAGCGACGACGAACTCCCGCCGCGCGCGGTGGAGTCGCTGCTGGCCGCGCACCGCGAGCGCGAGGTCGACTTCACCATGGGCGCGGTGCGCCGGGTCCGCGTGGACAACGGGCGCCGCTCCACCTGGATGCCGCATCTGGTCGCCGAACGCCGCACCCTGGACGGCATCGGGGCGGACCCGCGGCTGCTGTTCGAGCACCTGTCGACGAGCAAGATGTACGCCCGCGCGTTCCTGGACCGCCACCGGCTCCGCTTCCCCGAGGGCATCCACTACGAGGACCAGCTCTTCTCGGCGCAGTCCTACTGCCTGGCGGAGGCGTTCACGATCATTCCGGACACGGTGTACGTCTGGTACATCGAGCCGTTCGCCGCCGCCGCGTCGGCCTCCATCTCCAACCAGCGGCACAAGGTCTCCAACGTCCGCGACCGCGTCCACGTACAGCGCCTGATCGACGAGTTCATGGCAGGCAGCGGGCACGAGGGGCTGCGCGAGGACAAGGACTACAAGTTCCTCAAGCACGACTTCCGGATGTACGCGGGCGACCTGCCGTACCGGGACGAGAACTGGCTCGGAGCCTTCGCGGAGATCATGAACCCCTACCTGGAGACGCTGGCGGACGGCGCGTACGCCAGGCTTCCGCGTCCGGAACGGGTGGTCCTCCAGCTCCTGCGCGACGGCCGCCTCACCGACGCGCAGCTCGCGGCGCGGGGCCTTGGGCACGGGGTGGCGCCGCGGCGGATCAGCGCCGACGGCACCGGAGCGGCGTACTGGGGCGACACCGTCCCCTCCTCGGAGCGGGCGCGCCGCGAACTGGACGTGTCCGACCTGGAGCTGGACACCCGGCCGTTCCCCCTCGCGCACTTCCGGCACGAGATCACGGAGCTCGGCCGCGGGCCCGGTGCCGCCGTGAGCCTCGCGGTCCGCACCTACGACCCCGGTCTGCGGCTGCCGGTCGGCCCCCAGCGCGCGGCGCTCCTGCTGACCCCGGGGCGGCGCCGGATGACCGTGCCGTTCCGGCTGGACCCGGTCCGTCCCGGCGTCTTCGAGGGCCGCGTCCAGCTGGACCTGTCGACCGCCCGGCTCTCCCTCCAGGGCTTCGCCGGCGTCCGGCACCCCCTGCTGCGCCTGGAACAGCAGGGCCTCGCCCACTCCGGCCTCCTGCTGGCCCCCGTCGACTTCCCCGTCACCACGACCCGCGTCGAGTACCGCTCCGGCGCCCTCCCCCACGACGTCGTCATCGAGCCGGAGGGCCGCAACCCCGGCCGCCTGCAGATCCGCTGGCGTCCGGTGGGGGTGACGGCCCGGCTGATCCGCCCGATGGTGCGGAAGGTGGCACTGCCGAAGGTGCGGAGCACCGCGCGGCTGGTGGGGAGCTTGCTGAAGTAG
- a CDS encoding GtrA family protein: MTVNLTETRPAAPARVPAPASAPAPARPVTRVVLEVVKFGVVGGSGVLVNFLVFNLLLHGLRRQAMAATVLASCVAMATNYLGFRFFAYRDRAARTRRQIALFFVFSGLGVVMESGLFWIGYRVLELNSAFETNAVKALSIVLASAFRFLVYRTWVFQRDARRTA; encoded by the coding sequence GTGACAGTGAACCTCACCGAGACGCGCCCGGCGGCGCCCGCGCGCGTGCCCGCGCCCGCTTCCGCGCCGGCCCCGGCCCGGCCCGTCACGCGCGTCGTGCTGGAAGTGGTGAAATTCGGGGTCGTCGGCGGCAGCGGTGTCCTCGTCAATTTCCTGGTGTTCAACCTGCTGCTGCACGGCCTGCGCCGGCAGGCGATGGCCGCTACGGTCCTGGCCAGCTGTGTCGCCATGGCCACGAATTACCTGGGCTTCCGCTTTTTCGCCTATCGGGACCGGGCCGCACGCACCCGCCGGCAGATCGCGCTGTTCTTCGTCTTCAGCGGGCTCGGCGTGGTGATGGAAAGCGGCCTGTTCTGGATCGGTTATCGCGTGCTGGAATTGAACAGCGCGTTCGAGACGAATGCGGTGAAGGCGCTGTCGATCGTGCTGGCCTCCGCCTTCCGTTTCCTGGTCTACCGCACCTGGGTGTTCCAGCGGGATGCGCGCCGCACCGCCTAG